CAGCGCTTCGCGCCGCAAATCGTTGATACGCCTGATAATATTAAGCTTTCTTAAGTTCTGACTGGCGATGACGGCGGCGGAACTCCTATTCTCTGTATAGCCGGCGCGGACGACGGCCTCA
The Synergistes jonesii DNA segment above includes these coding regions:
- a CDS encoding terminase small subunit, whose protein sequence is MALSEMQERFCQFYVGECRGNGTEAVVRAGYTENRSSAAVIASQNLRKLNIIRRINDLRREAL